Proteins found in one Lysinibacillus fusiformis genomic segment:
- a CDS encoding ArsR/SmtB family transcription factor, with translation MENTLIEKQLKAAADLNRIKLLACMKNGEVCVCDFVDVLGISQPAVSQHLRKLKEAGIITERKVGTWKHYRLVEEQTPLMKGILEQIQLLKGCNCETDCCHVGGNINE, from the coding sequence ATGGAAAATACACTAATAGAAAAACAATTAAAAGCAGCTGCAGATTTAAATCGAATTAAATTACTTGCATGCATGAAAAATGGGGAGGTATGTGTATGTGATTTTGTGGATGTGCTAGGCATATCACAACCAGCTGTTAGTCAGCATCTACGAAAATTAAAGGAGGCAGGCATTATTACGGAACGAAAAGTAGGGACTTGGAAACATTATCGATTAGTGGAGGAGCAAACCCCATTGATGAAGGGCATTTTAGAACAGATTCAGCTTTTAAAGGGGTGCAATTGTGAAACCGATTGCTGTCATGTAGGGGGAAATATAAATGAGTAA
- the trxB gene encoding thioredoxin-disulfide reductase, with translation MKKTVVLGTGPAGLTAAIYLARANMEPIVIEGEQPGGQLTLTTDIENFPGFINGISGSELMDNMRKQAERFGAKFKRGWVTNIDCSKGYIQLQVQGLGEIETKSMIVSTGASAKLLNIPGEKENIGRGVSTCATCDGFFFRNKKVIIVGGGDSAMEEANYLTKFASEVIVVHRRNELRASKIMQIRARENSKISWELNMTPTEVMANENGVTGLKVINNETNEEKVIQTDGIFIAIGHTPNTSFLNGLINTDDMGYIKVKPGTTETNIPGIFACGDVQDNKYRQAITAAGTGCMAALEVERYIEGITVSDWMERNSQ, from the coding sequence ATGAAAAAAACTGTTGTTTTAGGAACAGGACCAGCTGGACTAACTGCAGCTATTTATTTGGCAAGAGCAAATATGGAACCAATTGTAATTGAAGGAGAACAACCTGGTGGACAACTGACTTTAACAACAGATATTGAAAACTTCCCAGGTTTCATAAATGGAATATCAGGTTCAGAATTAATGGATAATATGAGGAAACAAGCCGAGCGTTTTGGTGCTAAATTTAAACGTGGGTGGGTAACAAATATAGATTGTTCAAAAGGATATATTCAATTACAGGTTCAAGGGTTAGGTGAAATTGAGACTAAATCTATGATTGTTTCTACAGGTGCTTCTGCAAAACTTTTGAACATACCAGGAGAAAAAGAAAACATAGGGAGAGGAGTTAGTACTTGTGCCACATGCGATGGATTTTTTTTCCGTAACAAAAAAGTTATTATTGTTGGCGGTGGCGACTCAGCTATGGAAGAAGCGAATTACTTAACAAAGTTTGCAAGTGAAGTAATTGTAGTACATCGAAGAAATGAACTACGTGCATCCAAAATCATGCAAATTAGGGCAAGAGAAAATTCCAAAATATCTTGGGAACTTAATATGACACCAACAGAAGTAATGGCAAATGAAAATGGAGTTACTGGTTTAAAAGTGATAAATAATGAAACGAATGAAGAAAAAGTTATTCAAACGGATGGAATCTTTATCGCTATTGGTCATACCCCAAATACATCTTTTTTGAATGGACTAATTAATACAGATGACATGGGATATATCAAGGTTAAGCCGGGTACAACAGAAACAAATATTCCAGGGATCTTCGCTTGTGGAGACGTACAAGATAATAAATACCGCCAAGCAATTACAGCTGCTGGTACAGGATGTATGGCTGCGCTTGAAGTAGAAAGATATATAGAAGGAATTACTGTTAGTGATTGGATGGAGAGGAATAGCCAATAA
- a CDS encoding protein-tyrosine phosphatase family protein, protein MPKPYDELIKDRIYIGSADAVESVVKNEKIDLIIDLRAEAPNVKFNNTRLHCPIVDDFTQQDASVRKSINTVVNAYNDGKNIYFHCNHGSNRTGAVAVGTLITLSKANTIEEAEEIARNARSNIKLKPEMKAALKRIF, encoded by the coding sequence GTGCCTAAACCTTATGATGAATTGATTAAAGATCGAATTTATATTGGGAGTGCTGATGCTGTAGAAAGTGTCGTGAAAAACGAAAAAATAGACTTAATAATTGATTTGAGAGCTGAAGCACCCAATGTGAAATTTAATAATACTCGATTGCATTGTCCTATTGTTGATGATTTTACTCAACAAGATGCATCTGTAAGAAAATCTATTAATACAGTTGTAAATGCTTATAATGATGGGAAAAATATATATTTTCATTGTAATCATGGAAGTAATCGTACCGGTGCTGTGGCTGTAGGTACACTTATTACTTTAAGTAAAGCCAATACCATTGAAGAAGCTGAAGAAATTGCAAGAAACGCTCGTTCTAATATTAAGTTAAAACCCGAAATGAAAGCAGCACTAAAAAGAATTTTTTAA
- a CDS encoding recombinase family protein, which produces MIYGYIRPLYDDETCEKQIRAMPKECDKIYHELHAKPKKRTVLEELLMALKPGDTIIVERMFVLADTTRHLNELIKLCKKDGVSIQFKSEDICSNQSLTCALQEMMEHYIRFQTDVAKQSAKNGIINAREQGKVIGRPKKPDENIQKAVSMYYAGNFTLLDIKNETGISKSTLYRYLESVED; this is translated from the coding sequence ATGATTTACGGTTATATACGACCTTTATATGATGATGAAACATGTGAAAAACAGATTAGAGCAATGCCTAAAGAGTGCGATAAAATTTATCATGAGTTACACGCCAAACCCAAAAAACGAACTGTATTAGAAGAGTTGCTTATGGCATTGAAACCAGGAGATACAATTATTGTTGAACGTATGTTTGTTTTAGCGGATACAACCCGACACCTAAATGAATTAATAAAATTATGTAAAAAAGATGGGGTATCTATTCAGTTTAAAAGCGAGGATATCTGTAGTAATCAATCTTTAACTTGTGCTTTACAAGAAATGATGGAGCATTATATACGATTCCAAACTGACGTAGCTAAACAGTCCGCAAAAAATGGGATAATAAATGCTAGAGAGCAAGGTAAGGTGATTGGTAGACCGAAAAAACCAGATGAAAATATCCAAAAGGCTGTCTCTATGTACTATGCGGGTAACTTTACATTGCTGGATATTAAAAATGAAACAGGAATAAGTAAATCAACACTATATAGATATTTAGAATCAGTAGAAGATTAA
- a CDS encoding SulP family inorganic anion transporter: MQSLKQQWFGNIRGDILAGIVVALALIPEAIAFSIIAGVDPMVGLYASFCIAVIIAFVGGRPGMISAATGAMALLMVPLVKEYGLDYLLAATILTGIIQILFGLFKVAKVMKFIPNAVMIGFVNSLAILIFLAQVPHFIGISTMTYAFVAVTLLLVYTLPRFIKVIPAPLIAIVVLTAVAIFSGVELRTIGDLGNITKSLPTFLIPNVPFTFETLQIIFPYSLALAIVGLLESLLTAQIVDDMTGTESEKNKEARGQGIANFINGFFGGMAGCAMIGQSVINVKSGGRGRLSTLVAGLFLIFLIIVLGDLVVKIPMPVLVGIMIMVSIGTFDWSSFKYLVKAPRTDAIVMLVTVIIVVYTHDLSKGVIAGVILSAIFFVVKISTLKVLEKGNIYIVEGQLFFASTDNFINYFKNAEFSSSKITIDFSNSHIWDDSGVGALFKVKDLLQEKGVVIEVTGLDTASQKVMDRLDGMSSSH, from the coding sequence ATGCAAAGTTTAAAACAACAATGGTTCGGAAACATCCGAGGCGATATATTGGCAGGAATCGTCGTTGCACTTGCTCTAATACCCGAGGCCATAGCTTTTTCTATCATCGCAGGTGTGGACCCTATGGTAGGGTTATATGCATCATTTTGCATCGCTGTTATTATAGCATTTGTCGGCGGTAGACCAGGTATGATTTCAGCTGCCACGGGTGCCATGGCTCTTCTAATGGTGCCTTTAGTAAAAGAATATGGACTTGATTATTTACTAGCGGCTACTATCTTAACAGGCATTATACAGATACTATTCGGCTTGTTCAAGGTAGCTAAGGTAATGAAATTTATTCCAAATGCTGTGATGATTGGTTTTGTTAACTCATTAGCTATTTTAATTTTTTTAGCACAAGTACCTCATTTTATCGGCATTTCTACAATGACATATGCTTTTGTGGCCGTTACCCTTTTACTTGTGTATACATTACCAAGGTTTATTAAGGTAATTCCAGCACCACTTATAGCAATTGTTGTATTAACAGCTGTAGCAATCTTTAGTGGAGTGGAATTAAGAACCATAGGAGATTTAGGGAACATTACAAAATCACTACCTACTTTTCTCATCCCTAATGTGCCTTTTACTTTTGAAACACTTCAAATAATTTTCCCCTATTCATTAGCATTAGCGATTGTCGGTCTACTTGAATCTTTATTAACTGCACAAATCGTAGATGATATGACAGGAACTGAAAGTGAGAAAAATAAAGAAGCAAGAGGACAAGGGATTGCTAACTTTATTAACGGGTTCTTTGGTGGCATGGCTGGTTGTGCAATGATAGGTCAATCTGTTATCAATGTGAAGTCTGGTGGTAGAGGGCGTTTATCTACCCTTGTAGCAGGATTATTCTTAATCTTTTTAATCATTGTGTTAGGCGACTTGGTTGTAAAGATTCCAATGCCTGTATTAGTAGGTATCATGATTATGGTAAGTATCGGTACTTTTGATTGGAGTTCTTTTAAATATTTAGTGAAGGCACCTCGAACTGATGCCATTGTTATGTTAGTTACGGTAATCATTGTTGTTTACACACATGATTTATCAAAAGGAGTTATTGCAGGCGTTATTTTAAGTGCAATTTTCTTTGTCGTAAAAATCTCAACATTGAAAGTATTAGAAAAGGGGAACATTTATATCGTAGAAGGGCAATTGTTTTTTGCATCTACGGATAACTTTATTAACTACTTTAAAAATGCTGAGTTTAGTTCTTCTAAGATCACGATAGATTTTTCAAATAGCCATATTTGGGATGATTCAGGTGTAGGTGCTTTGTTTAAAGTAAAAGATTTACTGCAAGAAAAAGGAGTTGTTATCGAAGTTACAGGACTAGATACAGCAAGTCAAAAAGTTATGGATCGATTAGACGGAATGTCATCATCTCATTAG
- a CDS encoding universal stress protein — protein MYNHILLAADGSENALRAAKEAVKIALNNKESLIDIVYVADFEKSKSDVLHAGSSEALHFERRKKVQNIEKLLTEANLNHKVTILHGIPGPEIVKYANNSKVDLVVIGSRGLNGLQEMVLGSVSHKVMKRVNCPALIVK, from the coding sequence ATGTATAATCACATTTTATTAGCTGCAGATGGTTCAGAGAACGCCTTACGAGCAGCTAAAGAAGCTGTTAAAATCGCCTTAAATAATAAGGAATCGTTAATAGATATTGTCTACGTTGCAGACTTTGAAAAATCTAAATCTGATGTTTTACATGCGGGCTCTAGCGAAGCTTTACATTTTGAACGTCGTAAAAAGGTTCAAAACATTGAAAAGCTATTAACCGAAGCCAATCTTAATCATAAAGTAACAATATTACACGGAATACCAGGTCCAGAAATCGTTAAATATGCAAATAATTCAAAAGTTGATCTAGTTGTTATTGGCAGTCGTGGGCTGAATGGTCTACAGGAAATGGTACTCGGTAGTGTTAGTCATAAGGTAATGAAACGTGTTAACTGCCCTGCTTTAATAGTTAAATAA
- a CDS encoding MarR family winged helix-turn-helix transcriptional regulator, translated as MDNKRELFQVLTQKFALLNKTCCTVGSIDITPIQSHILYEIDKQNNPSMQQIAEAIGMDITTFSRQIQSLIKMNLVKKNSLQSDKRVYILSLTVEGTFAATTIDQMINNYLNEVFSHLNDFEKDTVLRSIELLNKAMAKSNICCTPSS; from the coding sequence ATGGATAATAAACGTGAACTTTTTCAAGTTTTAACTCAAAAGTTTGCTTTACTAAATAAAACTTGTTGTACTGTAGGCTCGATTGATATCACGCCAATACAGAGCCATATCCTATATGAGATAGACAAACAAAATAACCCCTCTATGCAACAAATAGCAGAGGCAATAGGAATGGATATTACTACATTTAGTAGACAGATTCAATCTCTTATTAAGATGAATCTTGTCAAAAAAAACTCTCTACAATCAGATAAAAGAGTGTACATTTTATCATTAACCGTTGAAGGTACATTTGCCGCCACTACAATTGATCAAATGATAAACAATTACTTAAATGAAGTCTTTTCACACTTAAATGATTTTGAAAAAGATACGGTTTTACGTTCAATTGAATTATTAAATAAAGCAATGGCGAAATCGAATATTTGTTGTACACCATCTTCGTGA
- a CDS encoding NAD(P)-binding domain-containing protein produces the protein MKGILDTIVIGGGQAGLAAGYHLLKKGLRFLILEESNQIGGSWPNYYDSLKLFSPAGFSSMPGMKFPGNQNLYPKRDEVIRYLQDYKKKFQLPVLINQRVDMIEKNNIGFIVRTVTGDKFQVRTIINATGSFNNPFIPNIQGREVFQGKTLHSSEYRNTKPFHNQRVIVVGGGNSAVQIAVELSEVSKTTLSVRQPIKFVKQRLLGLDIHYWLKIIGFDTFPFWRFGKTAPRSNAVNDTGGYKDRISKGNPEQRLMFTSFYQDGVIWPDGEREPVDTIIYATGFRPHLPYMKLLGALDREGMPLQKAGISSIPGLYFVGLEGQRSFASATLRGVGEDAEYVVKKLLHHLKSKNF, from the coding sequence ATGAAAGGGATTCTTGATACAATCGTTATTGGGGGAGGGCAGGCTGGACTTGCAGCAGGCTATCATTTACTGAAAAAAGGTCTACGATTTTTAATATTAGAAGAAAGTAATCAGATCGGGGGTTCTTGGCCAAATTATTATGACAGTCTTAAATTGTTTTCTCCAGCAGGGTTTTCCTCTATGCCCGGCATGAAGTTTCCTGGAAACCAGAATCTCTATCCGAAAAGGGATGAAGTTATTCGATACTTACAAGATTATAAAAAAAAGTTCCAATTACCTGTTTTAATTAATCAGAGAGTAGATATGATTGAGAAAAATAACATAGGTTTTATTGTTCGAACTGTCACAGGCGATAAATTTCAAGTTAGAACAATCATAAATGCTACAGGCTCATTTAATAATCCTTTTATTCCTAACATTCAAGGAAGAGAAGTTTTTCAAGGAAAAACACTTCACTCTTCAGAGTATCGAAATACAAAGCCATTTCACAACCAAAGGGTAATCGTAGTTGGAGGAGGAAATTCGGCTGTGCAGATTGCTGTTGAATTGTCTGAAGTTAGCAAAACTACTCTTTCAGTACGACAACCAATAAAATTTGTAAAACAACGATTATTAGGTTTGGATATACATTACTGGTTGAAAATAATTGGTTTTGATACCTTTCCTTTCTGGCGCTTTGGAAAAACGGCACCCAGATCAAATGCCGTGAATGATACAGGAGGATATAAAGATCGAATTAGTAAGGGGAATCCGGAACAACGTTTAATGTTTACTTCTTTTTATCAAGATGGAGTTATTTGGCCGGATGGAGAAAGGGAGCCTGTAGATACCATTATCTATGCTACAGGATTCAGACCACATTTACCCTATATGAAATTACTTGGTGCATTAGATAGGGAAGGAATGCCTTTACAAAAGGCAGGTATTAGCAGTATCCCTGGATTATATTTTGTGGGATTAGAAGGACAACGATCATTTGCATCTGCGACTTTAAGAGGTGTGGGAGAAGATGCCGAGTATGTTGTGAAAAAGTTACTTCACCACTTGAAAAGTAAAAACTTTTGA
- a CDS encoding ArsR/SmtB family transcription factor gives MKEICEITCIHEDKVNYVQDKLKEKKSMDVAKVFKALSDDTRVKIAYALTLEDELCVCDIANIIGSTTATASHHLRLLRNLGLAEYRKEGKLVYYAIHDPYFKNLISVAFEEHKEGEIND, from the coding sequence ATGAAAGAAATATGTGAAATCACCTGTATTCATGAGGATAAAGTAAACTATGTTCAAGACAAGTTAAAAGAAAAAAAATCAATGGATGTTGCTAAAGTTTTTAAAGCACTTTCGGATGATACACGTGTAAAAATTGCCTATGCGCTAACACTAGAAGATGAATTATGTGTTTGCGATATCGCTAATATTATTGGGTCAACAACAGCAACTGCGTCGCACCATTTGCGTTTACTACGAAATTTAGGATTAGCTGAATATCGTAAAGAAGGGAAATTGGTTTATTACGCTATTCATGACCCATATTTTAAGAATTTAATCAGTGTTGCATTTGAAGAACATAAAGAAGGTGAAATTAATGACTGA
- a CDS encoding heavy metal translocating P-type ATPase yields the protein MTEEKQVFRVNGFSCANCASKFERNVKEIPGVQDAKVNFGASKISVTGDATVEELEKAGAFENLKVTPEKQKRVTPPQTDTTYRIEGFSCANCAGKFERNVKELPGVQDAKVNFGASKISVTGETTIAELEKAGAFENLKVSMDTPSYRSKAPSSDNSEGQVEKKVPFYKKHSTLLYASLFIVFGYLSQYVNGEENLITSLLFIASIVIGGFNLFKVGFKNLTRFDFDMKTLMTVAVIGAAFIGEWAEASIVVILFAISEALERYSMDKARQSIRSLMDIAPKEALIRRNGQEIMVHVDDIEIGDIMIVIPGQKIAMDGIVVSGLSAVNQAAITGESVPVSKTVDDEVFAGTLNEEGLLEVKITKYVEDTTISKIIHLVEEAQGERAPSQAFVDKFAKYYTPIIMVIAGLVVIVPPLFFDGSWETWVYQGLSVLVVGCPCALVISTPISIVSAIGNAAKKGVLIKGGIYLEEMGSLKAIAFDKTGTLTKGVPVVTNFDVMNTQKDSKKILAIITALEYRSQHPLASAIIKRAEEENVSFKNINVDAFAAITGKGIKGEVDGTLYYIGSPKLFQELNVPIPENLEGNILKLQNEGKTAMILGTEKEIQAIIAVADEVRESSQEIIEKLHNMGVKKTIMLTGDNKGTANAIGHHVGVSEIQAELMPEDKLSYIKQLRKDYGNVAMVGDGVNDAPALAASTVGIAMGGAGTDTALETADVALMADDLRKLPFTIKLSRKALNIIKANIAFAILIKLAALLLVIPGWLTLWIAIVSDMGATLLVALNSLRLMRVKE from the coding sequence ATGACTGAGGAAAAACAGGTATTCCGCGTGAACGGTTTCTCTTGTGCCAACTGTGCAAGTAAATTTGAACGTAATGTAAAAGAAATACCTGGTGTTCAAGATGCAAAGGTGAACTTTGGGGCATCTAAAATATCAGTTACAGGCGATGCGACCGTGGAGGAGTTAGAAAAGGCTGGAGCTTTCGAAAACTTAAAAGTAACGCCAGAAAAACAAAAACGTGTTACTCCACCCCAAACAGATACTACCTATAGAATTGAAGGCTTCTCGTGTGCAAACTGTGCAGGTAAATTTGAACGTAATGTAAAAGAGCTTCCAGGGGTTCAAGATGCAAAAGTAAACTTCGGTGCTTCTAAAATTTCCGTAACTGGCGAAACAACTATTGCGGAACTTGAAAAAGCTGGAGCTTTTGAAAATTTAAAAGTATCAATGGATACACCTTCATACAGATCTAAAGCTCCATCTTCTGACAATAGTGAGGGGCAAGTTGAAAAGAAAGTACCATTTTACAAAAAACATAGCACACTTTTATACGCAAGCTTATTTATCGTATTCGGTTATCTATCTCAATACGTAAACGGTGAAGAAAATCTTATTACCTCCCTATTATTTATAGCTTCAATTGTAATCGGTGGTTTCAATCTATTCAAAGTTGGTTTCAAAAATTTAACTCGCTTTGATTTTGACATGAAAACATTAATGACGGTAGCTGTCATTGGTGCTGCATTTATAGGAGAATGGGCAGAAGCATCCATAGTTGTTATCCTATTCGCTATTAGTGAAGCTTTAGAGCGTTATTCAATGGATAAAGCACGTCAATCAATTCGCTCATTAATGGATATTGCACCAAAAGAAGCTTTAATTCGTCGAAATGGTCAAGAAATCATGGTACACGTAGATGATATAGAGATTGGCGATATTATGATTGTTATACCTGGGCAAAAAATTGCAATGGATGGCATCGTGGTTAGCGGTCTTTCTGCAGTCAACCAAGCAGCTATTACAGGGGAATCAGTACCAGTTTCAAAAACAGTAGATGATGAGGTATTCGCTGGAACACTAAATGAAGAGGGTTTATTAGAAGTTAAAATTACAAAATACGTTGAAGATACAACGATTTCAAAAATTATACATCTAGTTGAAGAAGCTCAAGGTGAACGCGCTCCTTCACAAGCATTTGTTGATAAATTTGCGAAATATTATACACCAATTATCATGGTCATTGCAGGGCTTGTAGTAATTGTTCCCCCACTGTTCTTCGATGGTAGTTGGGAAACTTGGGTTTATCAAGGTTTATCAGTACTTGTAGTTGGATGTCCATGTGCGCTTGTTATTTCAACACCAATTTCAATTGTTTCAGCTATAGGTAATGCTGCTAAAAAAGGGGTTTTAATTAAAGGTGGCATTTATTTAGAGGAAATGGGTTCGCTTAAGGCAATTGCTTTTGATAAAACAGGTACGCTTACAAAAGGTGTTCCAGTGGTTACAAACTTTGATGTAATGAATACCCAAAAAGATTCAAAAAAGATTCTAGCCATAATTACGGCTTTAGAATATCGATCTCAGCACCCTTTAGCTTCTGCGATTATTAAAAGAGCCGAAGAAGAAAATGTTTCATTCAAAAATATCAACGTTGATGCTTTCGCAGCCATTACTGGCAAAGGAATAAAAGGTGAAGTAGATGGTACTTTGTATTACATCGGTAGCCCAAAATTGTTCCAAGAGTTAAATGTACCTATTCCAGAGAATTTAGAAGGAAACATCCTTAAGTTACAAAATGAAGGCAAAACTGCCATGATATTAGGAACTGAAAAAGAGATTCAAGCAATCATTGCCGTAGCTGATGAGGTACGTGAATCTAGCCAAGAAATTATTGAGAAATTGCATAACATGGGTGTTAAGAAAACAATCATGTTAACTGGTGATAATAAAGGGACTGCGAATGCAATTGGTCATCATGTAGGGGTTTCTGAAATTCAAGCTGAATTAATGCCTGAAGACAAACTTTCCTATATAAAACAACTTCGAAAAGACTATGGCAATGTTGCGATGGTCGGTGATGGTGTCAACGATGCTCCTGCTTTAGCAGCTTCTACAGTCGGTATCGCCATGGGTGGTGCTGGTACAGACACTGCATTAGAGACTGCAGATGTTGCTTTAATGGCAGATGATCTACGGAAATTACCGTTTACAATAAAGCTAAGTCGTAAGGCCTTAAATATTATCAAGGCAAATATAGCATTTGCCATTTTAATTAAACTAGCTGCATTACTATTAGTTATTCCAGGTTGGCTAACACTTTGGATTGCCATTGTCTCAGATATGGGAGCAACATTGTTAGTAGCATTAAACAGCTTACGTTTAATGCGTGTTAAAGAATGA
- a CDS encoding methyltransferase family protein, which yields MELVNVFSLILFALFLFSYSLKLVILNKKSGIKANVLGKGNKGTSVDSSEMFVKISTFVWGIAWLLESIFDNSIDNILPKLFTNEVMHYFGLMTITIGLLFFILSMITMKTSWRVGIDKETKTSLITNGLYKYSRNPAFVGFNLMFIGLFLTFPNLVTLIICLLNIVSIHNLILQEEKHLENMLKVEYLSYKNKTPRYLFFKST from the coding sequence ATGGAACTGGTAAATGTTTTTTCATTGATTCTGTTTGCTTTGTTTTTATTTTCCTATTCATTAAAGCTAGTTATTCTAAATAAGAAATCAGGGATAAAAGCAAATGTGTTAGGAAAAGGAAATAAGGGGACATCCGTCGATTCTTCCGAAATGTTTGTTAAAATTTCAACTTTCGTATGGGGAATTGCATGGCTTTTAGAGTCAATATTTGATAATTCGATTGATAATATTTTACCTAAACTATTCACCAATGAGGTTATGCATTACTTTGGATTAATGACAATTACCATTGGTTTACTGTTTTTTATTTTATCAATGATAACAATGAAAACCTCTTGGAGAGTTGGTATAGATAAAGAAACAAAAACCTCGCTAATCACCAATGGTTTATACAAATATAGTCGAAATCCTGCATTTGTTGGATTCAATTTAATGTTTATAGGTCTATTTTTGACATTCCCTAACTTAGTTACATTAATTATTTGTTTACTAAATATAGTTTCAATTCATAACCTTATTCTTCAAGAAGAAAAACACTTAGAGAATATGCTTAAAGTAGAATATCTCTCGTATAAGAATAAAACCCCACGATACTTATTTTTTAAATCTACATAA
- a CDS encoding cupredoxin domain-containing protein, which yields MIYIFSFSIIFLLTGYVIFSTYRAKSFLSEMTAMMIAMAVSMMASIVVGTILGVILVGKMTVPVISSVLFGMIIGYVIGRPFSLLASLDGLLAGIMGGMMGAMLGVMVFSQDPVVMMIFVDAIFIIVMILILKLIRQEVKGTDTITVISNKNKWSKVIFCVIAVLLVVSVVFFKPISHYFRDLLGDTTPVSDDSSTKINEVKAEQKDGYQEAVIMVEPFGYTPENVKVKAGIPVQLHFQKSFSGGCLSYLIIEDFQIEKDLDKGDNLVEFTPEKPGIYTFHCGMNMYFGKIIVE from the coding sequence ATGATATATATATTTAGTTTTAGTATTATTTTTTTGTTAACCGGTTACGTCATTTTTTCTACCTATCGTGCCAAATCGTTCTTATCAGAAATGACTGCTATGATGATTGCAATGGCTGTTTCTATGATGGCTAGCATAGTAGTAGGAACCATATTAGGAGTAATATTAGTAGGGAAAATGACTGTCCCAGTAATCTCCTCAGTACTTTTTGGCATGATAATTGGATATGTTATTGGGCGTCCCTTTAGTTTATTGGCTTCATTAGATGGACTATTAGCAGGTATCATGGGCGGCATGATGGGTGCAATGTTGGGGGTAATGGTTTTTTCTCAAGATCCTGTCGTTATGATGATATTTGTGGATGCAATTTTTATCATTGTCATGATTCTTATATTGAAATTAATTAGACAAGAAGTTAAGGGAACAGATACAATAACGGTAATATCAAATAAAAATAAATGGAGTAAAGTTATTTTTTGTGTAATTGCCGTATTATTAGTTGTTTCTGTTGTATTCTTTAAACCCATTTCTCATTACTTCAGAGATCTTTTGGGTGATACAACTCCGGTTTCAGACGATTCTTCTACAAAAATAAATGAAGTAAAAGCAGAGCAAAAAGACGGTTATCAGGAAGCCGTCATAATGGTAGAGCCATTTGGATATACACCTGAGAATGTAAAAGTAAAAGCTGGAATCCCAGTTCAACTTCATTTTCAAAAGAGTTTTTCAGGTGGATGCTTATCATACTTAATAATAGAGGATTTCCAAATAGAAAAAGATCTTGATAAAGGTGATAACTTGGTCGAATTCACACCAGAAAAACCGGGTATATATACGTTTCATTGTGGAATGAATATGTATTTTGGAAAGATAATAGTTGAATAA